One genomic segment of Coffea arabica cultivar ET-39 chromosome 6e, Coffea Arabica ET-39 HiFi, whole genome shotgun sequence includes these proteins:
- the LOC113693128 gene encoding uncharacterized protein, with protein MKKSERMSRIKPRKRIQHQQLAIRNPNSETLFAIILAALYCSSDNESYSSRNFHLINHCLNRLHRSLPQYLSPPILSLLPILLNSKSDEIACKSAELVGAASLISIEMNEMIALEDGVIMGLINLMLGSSSSDVSVAACNATLDLLTTSIGRQRLLHFSVLEKLIVCFIQEYKPFPAVVSLFSDLKGSGSCLRMVFEEEEYTVLLFHATLVLINSCTTKQLQDIPGNLSKSFINHLKRLWEEVHCMILCCTSLNYSQERHFCVSNIGTNDLAESIFRLSIGNNQVEEHSNVKEIMRSIFPLGEVDFQQFILDYWEMSPLLIKGSLKDSLKQGNIFGCLVECFQSKEIPSFLLSMLKKLTSCPPIESDELNVHHFLEEARDNLGCPIIYEQDIRVVRTHYSEELDYSFRQSGSSRSEAHFFNVNDMLECEEAYNSGYTIALRGMEFRFESIAAIADGLAALFGQPSAGVNMYLTPPHSQGLSCHSDDHCVFVCQLGGVKEWNIFPRSSLQLPRLYQSNGNWPDSDPENQAVNGKLQFLLKEGDVLYIPRGFPHEARATIDEDGSARFSLHLTLAIEVEPPFAWEGFVRVALNHWCEKQGGPQRQFSDSMSWSLYITSVNLLHVAIKLIGDNDSTFRKACLVGQISLSTVTEGWLSMNQRMIFNYLTSRINTESKFSDFLEFLETAVQKHEDFFQQLRWLQHLTMERDSSHGSCISSTDTRTILHFCMQHKDIVEDAFLLVKSKFCAEVLFEDVEPNYKMLLERYKRVRQQYTKGMLSLHLTS; from the exons ATGAAGAAATCCGAAAGAATGAGTAGAATAAAACCCAGAAAGCGGATCCAACACCAACAATTAGCAATCCGAAACCCCAACTCGGAGACCCTTTTTGCTATAATCTTGGCAGCCCTTTATTGTTCTTCTGATAACGAGTCCTACTCCTCTCGTAATTTTCACCTCATCAACCATTGTCTAAATCGACTTCATCGCTCTCTTCCCCAATACCTATCTCCCCCAATTCTCTCCTTGCTTCCTATCCTTCTCAACTCCAA GAGTGATGAAATTGCTTGTAAAAGTGCTGAGCTTGTTGGAGCTGCATCACTCATTTCGAtcgaaatgaatgaaatgattgCTTTAGAAGATGGGGTAATAATGGGGTTGATCAATTTGATGCTGGGAAGTTCAAGTAGCGATGTATCCGTTGCTGCCTGTAACGCAACTCTGGATCTTTTGACCACCTCCATTGGAAGACAGAGGCTGCTACATTTCTCAGTCCTTGAGAAGCTTAT TGTTTGTTTCATTCAGGAATATAAGCCATTTCCTGCTGTTGTTTCTCTCTTTAGTGACCTGAAAGGCAGTGGAAGCTGCCTGCGAATGGTGTTTGAGGAAGAAGAATACACTGTGCTGCTATTTCATGCTACTCTTGTGCTCATCAATTCTTGTACAACTAAACAACTGCAGGATATTCCAGGAAACCTTTCTAAAAGTTTCATCAACCACTTGAAAAGATTGTGGGAAGAAGTACATTGTATGATCTTATGTTGTACTTCTTTGAATTacagtcaggaaagacattTTTGTGTAAGTAATATTGGAACAAATGATCTGGCAGAAAGTATTTTCAGGCTTTCAATAGGTAACAATCAAGTTGAAGAACATTCAAATGTCAAAGAAATTATGAGAAGCATTTTCCCTTTGGGGGAGGTTGATTTTCAACAATTTATATTAGACTACTGGGAGATGTCACCTTTACTGATTAAAGGCTCATTGAAGGATTCCCTCAAGCAAGGCAATATTTTTGGCTGTCTTGTTGAATGTTTTCAATCAAAAGAAattccttcttttcttctgtCTATGCTGAAGAAGCTGACTTCTTGTCCGCCAATAGAGTCAGATGAACTCAATGTCCATCATTTCTTGGAGGAGGCGAGAGATAATCTTGGTTGTCCAATAATCTACGAACAGGATATTCGTGTTGTAAGAACGCATTACTCAGAGGAGTTGGATTATTCTTTCAGGCAATCGGGCTCTAGCAGATCTGAAGCTCATTTTTTCAATGTCAATGATATGCTAGAATGTGAGGAAGCATATAATAGTGGCTACACAATTGCTCTGCGTGGTATGGAGTTCCGATTTGAAAGTATAGCTGCAATTGCAGATGGCTTAGCAGCGCTCTTTGGCCAACCATCGGCAGGTGTGAATATGTACTTAACACCTCCACACTCGCAAGGATTATCTTGCCATAGTGATGATCATTGTGTTTTTGTGTGCCAACTTGGAGGGGTAAAGGAGTGGAACATTTTTCCCCGATCAAGTTTGCAGTTACCACGCCTGTATCAAAGTAATGGTAATTGGCCTGATTCTGATCCTGAAAATCAAGCAGTAAATGGAAAGCTGCAGTTCCTGCTTAAAGAAGGTGATGTTCTGTATATTCCTAGAGGTTTCCCTCATGAAGCGCGTGCAACCATTGATGAAGATGGGTCAGCTAGATTCTCCTTGCACCTCACTCTGGCTATTGAGGTTGAGCCTCCATTTGC ATGGGAAGGTTTCGTCCGTGTTGCACTCAATCATTGGTGTGAGAAACAGGGAGGACCTCAGCGACAATTCAGTGATTCGATGTCTTGGAGTCTATATATCACGTCAGTGAACCTGCTGCATGTTGCAATCAAGTTGATAGGTGATAATGACTCAACATTTCGGAAGGCTTGCTTGGTTGGGCAGATTTCTTTGTCAACAGTGACTGAGGGATGGCTCAGTATGAACCAGAGGATGATTTTCAATTATCTGACGAGTAGGATCAATACCGAGTCAAAGTTTTCAGATTTTCTTGAGTTTTTGGAAACAGCTGTTCAGAAACATGAAGATTTTTTCCAGCAACTAAGATGGCTGCAGCATCTTACCATGGAGAGGGACTCATCACATGGATCGTGTATTTCCTCAACTGACACCAGAACTATTCTGCACTTTTGCATGCAGCATAAGGACATTGTAGAAGATGCATTTTTGCTAGTTAAATCCAAGTTCTGTGCTGAAGTTTTATTTGAGGATGTTGAACCAAACTATAAGATGCTGCTTGAGAGATACAAGAGAGTAAGGCAGCAGTATACAAAAGGGATGCTTTCGCTCCATTTGACTAGTTGA
- the LOC113692752 gene encoding glutaredoxin-C4 — protein MVKASSVIHLIFISTILTAFIFLSSSASTPYESDDEAELEAAAAAATQFVKETIGSHTIVIFSKSYCPYCRRAKAVFKELEQVPYVVELDERDDGWKIQNAVSKIVGRRTVPQVFINGKHIGGSDDTVEAYESGELAKLLGITTSQRDDL, from the exons ATGGTTAAGGCATCATCTGTTATTCATTTGATCTTCATATCAACTATTTTGACTGCCTTCATTTTTTTAAGCTCATCGGCTTCAACGCCGTATGAATCCGATGACGAAGCTGAACTCGAAGCCGCAGCAGCCGCCGCCACCCAGTTCGTCAAGGAGACCATTGGTTCTCATACCATCGTTATCTTCTCCAAATCTTACTGCCC ATATTGTAGAAGGGCAAAGGCTGTTTTCAAGGAGTTGGAGCAAGTACCATATGTTGTTGAGCTTGATGAGAGAG ATGACGGTTGGAAAATTCAGAATGCTGTGAGCAAAATTGTTGGAAGACGCACCGTCCCACAAGTTTTCATTAATGGAAAGCATATTGGAGGTTCTGATG ATACCGTCGAAGCATATGAAAGTGGAGAATTGGCTAAACTATTGGGAATTACTACAAGTCAGAGGGACGATCTCTGA
- the LOC140009495 gene encoding RING-H2 finger protein ATL43-like — protein MGISTNFLSLLPSLWPSFSLFLLLLFMSNFSFLIALANTTTTTTSTSMTSTAYYDDGESSGNSPTPLAPPPQLSFRTKGSPFRPSIAVIVGVLTTVFSVTFLLLLYAKHCRRGGDNSPLSSTSRIGYPAIAARKNSGIDRAVIESLPVFRFASLRGQKDGLECAVCLNKFEHTEVLRLLPKCKHAFHVECVDTWLDAHSTCPLCRYRVDPEDILLVEDNRVLYQNDTPPLKSSSVNHPTPELGSISRVSGRHSFAGNSLEVIAETPRGGDAAATSFGARRSLDSWNSRKKRNSEMVGVGCFDRPRKDELLLGDKTSRSGSGAEQRRLEHRIIISGGRTEVETADGPNHRWSDVQPSDLLFLRSEMILGDSRRFSGSRGSRPSFSSSSFGCGEINAGKSSNNSSSGGRGGGRNVINTRSVSEITGMSRFRSNEDEQQHQQQQRLQRQQRQAGAVSRWMAWVSQSQNQQHHHNHHHHHHQPAVHRTSSSSSVNAV, from the coding sequence ATGGGCATATCTACTAATTTCTTGAGCCTACTGCCCTCTCTCTGGCCATCTTTTTCCTTGTTCCTCCTCCTCCTATTCATGTCGAACTTTTCTTTCCTAATTGCCTTAGCTAATACCactacaacaacaacaagtactAGTATGACTTCTACTGCATACTATGATGACGGGGAAAGTAGTGGAAATTCCCCAACCCCACTTGCTCCACCACCCCAACTTTCATTCAGAACAAAGGGATCCCCATTCAGGCCTAGCATAGCAGTGATAGTAGGAGTTCTCACCACCGTTTTCTCAGTAACATTTCTATTACTCCTCTACGCTAAGCACTGCAGGAGAGGAGGGGATAACAGCCCCTTATCCAGCACCTCCAGAATAGGATATCCCGCGATTGCTGCTCGGAAAAACTCCGGCATAGACAGGGCCGTGATTGAATCGCTCCCTGTTTTCCGTTTCGCGTCCTTAAGGGGTCAAAAAGACGGGCTAGAGTGCGCTGTTTGCCTGAACAAATTCGAACACACCGAAGTTCTTAGACTTTTGCCAAAATGTAAACATGCATTTCACGTCGAGTGCGTGGATACTTGGCTGGATGCCCACTCCACTTGCCCTCTCTGCCGCTATCGGGTCGACCCGGAAGACATCTTGCTGGTGGAAGATAATAGAGTCTTGTATCAGAACGATACCCCGCCGTTGAAGTCCTCATCAGTGAACCATCCCACACCGGAGTTAGGCAGCATTTCCCGGGTGTCCGGGAGACATTCTTTCGCTGGGAATTCGTTGGAAGTGATTGCGGAAACACCCAGGGGAGGTGACGCGGCGGCGACGTCGTTTGGGGCGAGAAGGTCTCTGGACAGCTGGAACTCTAGGAAGAAACGAAACAGCGAGATGGTGGGAGTTGGTTGCTTTGACCGTCCCAGAAAAGACGAGCTGTTGTTGGGGGATAAGACAAGCCGGAGCGGGAGTGGGGCGGAACAAAGGCGGCTAGAGCACCGGATCATAATTTCCGGGGGAAGAACGGAAGTAGAAACAGCAGATGGGCCCAACCATAGGTGGAGCGACGTACAGCCGTCGGATTTGCTGTTTCTGCGGTCTGAAATGATTTTGGGTGACAGCCGTCGATTCTCGGGGTCCAGAGGATCGAGGCCGTCGTTTTCGAGTAGTAGCTTTGGCTGTGGGGAAATTAATGCAGGGAAGAGTAGTAATAATAGTAGTAGTGGTGGTCGCGGTGGTGGCAGGAATGTAATAAATACGAGAAGCGTGTCGGAAATCACGGGGATGAGTAGGTTTAGGAGTAATGAAGACGAGCAACAGCATCAGCAGCAGCAGCGGCTGCAAAGACAACAACGACAGGCAGGAGCTGTATCGAGGTGGATGGCTTGGGTTTCTCAATCTCAAAATCAGCAACATCACCataaccaccaccaccaccaccatcagCCAGCTGTACATAGAACAAGTTCGTCATCGTCTGTTAATGCTGTTTAG
- the LOC140010053 gene encoding uncharacterized protein, whose protein sequence is MEWWQKLRRAWLLITARVFKARKNGGNGKRKKNITGRVLEARSSNNSDTQTGLLKLRDDVANCEYQDVHVMWNIVLQRGTVDVKEDLEEAESACSSEAKEQQQQPEKQSWRAFFCPHCSSAHLLCFAQ, encoded by the exons ATGGAGTGGTGGCAAAAGCTCAGGAGGGCTTGGCTTCTCATCACTGCCAGAGTGTTCAAAGCACGAAAAAATG GAGGAAATGGGAAACGCAAGAAGAACATTACTGGCAGAGTACTTGAAGCCAGAAGTTCCAATAACAGTGATACCCAGACAGGACTTTTAAAGCTTCGGGATGATGTAGCAAATTGTGAATATCAAGACGTTCATGTAATGTGGAATATAGTGCTACAGCGGGGTACTGTGGACGTGAAAGAAGATCTGGAAGAGGCAGAAAGTGCTTGTTCTTCTGAAGCCAAAGAACAGCAGCAGCAGCCAGAAAAACAGTCTTGGAGGGCCTTCTTTTGTCCTCATTGCTCATCAGCCCACCTCCTTTGCTTTGCTCAGTAG
- the LOC140009496 gene encoding uncharacterized protein: MSTVQEDDMLSSQPIPKRQKFEPDKHLFVCFMASVTPLNPMWYAVKSVSLSSLSGGSSSEHDNRLQDVVEWSDTTLPDAMGFGRAGDILYGVGGVIYDEESFDYPDQNSMVRELRFTHLPLGGRSYLHSGTRSSMKWGKFLPFVVEIDGLIYALSRPPISDYGLLDTAFEVYDPSKNEWTGLDGPPFLSPRTFSAFYYSYVVIDKKLCVSNPAGSCAFDTENWTWEACDLFADFYDSDILSSEEKYSFMENQEDYKHYLGGDIGPPFPFVEDAIFYEDFLLCNVPDFSPPVVAFEIVRGKVARRLTLLDNSIQPRASSHFVDLGGGDFCLVSKADECPEEMTVVKFKVWKGEDGGLGCADVMESTLKFSAPGRCWTVYVFAL; this comes from the coding sequence ATGAGTACTGTACAAGAAGATGATATGCTATCTTCCCAACCCATACCAAAGAGGCAAAAATTCGAACCTGACAAGCATCTCTTCGTGTGTTTTATGGCAAGTGTAACTCCTCTCAATCCAATGTGGTATGCTGTGAAGTCTGTTTCGTTGTCGAGTTTGTCTGGCGGTTCTTCATCTGAGCATGACAATCGGCTCCAAGATGTGGTTGAATGGAGTGACACCACTTTACCTGATGCTATGGGCTTCGGTCGTGCAGGAGATATTCTCTATGGTGTTGGTGGTGTAATTTATGATGAGGAAAGTTTTGACTATCCTGACCAAAATTCTATGGTCCGAGAGTTGAGGTTCACCCATCTCCCTCTTGGAGGAAGAAGTTATCTGCATTCCGGTACAAGAAGCTCAATGAAATGGGGGAAGTTTTTGCCCTTTGTAGTAGAAATTGATGGTCTTATCTATGCCCTCTCTCGGCCCCCGATCTCAGATTATGGACTACTTGACACAGCCTTTGAGGTTTATGATCCTTCAAAAAATGAATGGACTGGTCTAGATGGCCCCCCTTTCTTGAGTCCACGTACTTTTAGTGCTTTCTATTATTCATACGTGGTTATTGATAAGAAATTATGTGTTTCAAATCCGGCTGGCTCGTGTGCTTTTGACACTGAAAATTGGACATGGGAAGCTTGCGATTTATTTGCTGATTTCTATGATAGTGATATTTTGAGCTCTGAAGAAAAGTACAGTTTCATGGAAAACCAAGAAGATTATAAGCACTATCTAGGTGGTGATATTGGTCCTCCATTTCCATTTGTTGAAGATGCCATCTTCTATGAGGATTTCTTGTTGTGCAACGTGCCTGATTTCAGTCCCCCTGTAGTCGCTTTTGAGATTGTTCGTGGGAAAGTTGCCAGAAGGCTGACCTTGTTGGACAACAGCATACAGCCCCGTGCTAGTTCTCATTTTGTTGATCTAGGAGGAGGTGACTTTTGTCTTGTTTCCAAAGCAGATGAATGCCCTGAAGAGATGACAGTTGTCAAGTTTAAGGTTTGGAAAGGCGAAGATGGAGGCTTGGGATGTGCAGATGTGATGGAATCCACTCTTAAATTTAGTGCCCCAGGTCGGTGCTGGACCGTCTATGTGTTCGCATTGTGA